The following proteins are encoded in a genomic region of Clarias gariepinus isolate MV-2021 ecotype Netherlands chromosome 12, CGAR_prim_01v2, whole genome shotgun sequence:
- the tspan33a gene encoding tetraspanin-33 codes for MGRRGAAQRDEEFSFVSSVVKYLLFFFNILFWIISVALMCIGVYARISKHETAMACLTVDPSLLLLVVGVLMFLLTFCGCVGSLRENICLLQTFCICLTVIFVMQLVAGILGFVFSDKVRYKVTDMVNDAIKHYRDDLDLQNLIDYGQKEFSCCGGVSYTDWSQNIYFNCTDDNPSRERCAVPFSCCLISKDEALINTMCGHGMQNLEMMRASSFIHTNGCIDKLVNWLHSNLFLLGGIALGLAIPQLVGILLSQVLINQIQDQIKLQDYTLQHHSDPWS; via the exons ATGGGTAGAAGAGGAGCAGCCCAGAGAGATGAGGAGTTCAGTTTTGTCAGTTCAGTCGTCAAATATTTACTTTTCTTCTTTAACATCCTATTTTGG ATTATCTCAGTGGCGCTGATGTGTATTGGTGTGTACGCCAGAATAAGCAAACATG AGACGGCGATGGCCTGTTTGACGGTGGACCCGTCCCTCCTGCTGCTGGTTGTCGGAGTCCTCATGTTTCTCCTTACGTTCTGTGGCTGTGTGGGTTCTCTCCGGGAGAACATCTGCCTCCTGCAGACG TTCTGCATCTGCTTGACTGTCATCTTTGTGATGCAGCTGGTTGCAGGAATTTTGGGTTTCGTCTTTTCCGACAAG GTGCGCTATAAAGTGACAGATATGGTGAACGATGCAATCAAGCATTACAGAGATGATCTGGACCTGCAGAACCTTATTGACTATGGACAAAAAGAG TTTTCCTGCTGTGGTGGTGTTTCTTACACGGACTGGTCACAGAATATCTATTTCAACTGCACGGATGACAACCCGAGCCGAGAGCGCTGTGCCGTGCCCTTCTCCTGCTGTCTCATCTCCAAAGAtgag GCTCTAATAAACACTATGTGTGGACATGGCATGCAGAACCTGGAGATGATGAGGGCCAGCTCTTTTATCCACACCAATGGCTGCATTGACAAACTCGTCAACTGGCTCCACAGCAACCTGTTTCTGCTGGGAGGCATAGCGCTGGGCCTCGCCATCCCTCAG CTGGTGGGAATCCTGCTTTCTCAGGTCCTGATTAACCAGATCCAAGatcagattaaacttcaggacTACACCTTGCAGCACCACTCAGACCCATGGAGCTGA